The DNA sequence AGTAATACATATATGCTCAATAGTAGAAGCTAACTACAAATGAGGTTATATTTACAAGCAGCTAGGGGGTAGTAAATGAAAGGCATATATTATAACTATGCTACAAAAATCACAAATGAACATCAAGTTCTTTGTGCAGGAGCAAGCTGTCCCAACTTATCCGTGAGATTATTTATACTCCTCATATTTAACCAAAAATTTTCATGATCAACTGCTTGACTCCCATCCTTTCTACTCTCAATGTGTTTTCTTTTGGAATGAACTTCTGGTCCATCTGTTGAGTCCACATTGTCGGTCAGAAATTGTTCCCAAAAACCATCGTTGGCACCAGTCGGCGAATTAGACAAGCTTCCAGCTGCCTCTGTTTTTAGAATGGAAACCTCTGGCACAATTGCTCTATTAGGCTCTGAATTCATGTCAATCTTAGAAGTTTCAACCGCAAGATCAGTGTAAGATATGGCTGGGCTGTTAGCAATGCTTGTTGATTGATCAAAATCCATAGATGGAGAATCTGGCACACTAACGATCGCCACATCTTTTGCCACATTTTCCCAATATGTCAGGGAAGTCTCCAATTTCTCCAACAATTCCTCGTTAAACCCTGATTTCCCTCTGATGAAACTTTGTGGGACAGTTATCTGATCATCTTCGGAGCTCCCATCATCTGGCCATGAACTTTTCCTTGGTAACCTTCTCTTTCTCTCATGTATTTCTTCTGATTTTGGCAAGAGATCCAAGGCAAGCGCTGGTTTTTTCAAGGTTTGAGCCAACGATGATATCACACTAGTTTGTCGTTGCTCCAGACGTTGCACACGCTCTGTCAGAATCAGCATCTGCAATTCCATTTGTTTTTTCTCCTGTTGTTGTCTTTGAAGCTCTATGAGCATTGATTCCTTCTCATATCTCAACCTTTCAATCTCTTCCTTGTAACCCCGCCTTTCTGAATCACTTAATGGAGATGAAGATCCTCCTTGTCCATGCAGATTCTGTGTTGAATGACTGTGAACTGGCTTGCGTCTGTGAATGTTCTTCAAAAGCTGCGGTTCACCTCTGACAAAATCCTCGTTAGCAAATTCCCATTGTTCAGGATCAACTTTCCTAAAACCCTGATACAAATTTCACAACACAAAATTAATACAACTTTTTGAGTATAACCAATTCCAACAAGAACAAAAGGTAATTACACAATCGCCTTACATATGTATTAAGCTGGCGGATAAAGCTGGAAAAATTATTGTGCTTGAAGAATCTGGGTAACAATATTCTAGAAAACTCCGGTGGATCCCACACTACGAAACTTCTGTTGCTTAGACTCCAAGAAACAATGGGATCAGTAGTAAGATCATCCACCATTTCATACGTCTTGGCTATAAATGGAGGCAGCGCAGTAGAGTTACCTTGACCTTCATCCATCATCATTACCTCTCTTGCGAATCGAACTTAAAAACAAACCACCAACAATTCCAATATCCAATCTTGCCTGCAAAAAATGAACTTCTTTAGCCTTTTATTAGTTATCAACACTGagcatataattttagccaCTACCCAAATAAAAAAACAGTTATATGTATCTTATATATTGTTCAAAACAACAAGCTTCATTAGAACATTAACATACTACTATCATTAAACAACAAAgtataatttagaa is a window from the Daucus carota subsp. sativus chromosome 8, DH1 v3.0, whole genome shotgun sequence genome containing:
- the LOC108197523 gene encoding heat stress transcription factor A-4c: MMMDEGQGNSTALPPFIAKTYEMVDDLTTDPIVSWSLSNRSFVVWDPPEFSRILLPRFFKHNNFSSFIRQLNTYGFRKVDPEQWEFANEDFVRGEPQLLKNIHRRKPVHSHSTQNLHGQGGSSSPLSDSERRGYKEEIERLRYEKESMLIELQRQQQEKKQMELQMLILTERVQRLEQRQTSVISSLAQTLKKPALALDLLPKSEEIHERKRRLPRKSSWPDDGSSEDDQITVPQSFIRGKSGFNEELLEKLETSLTYWENVAKDVAIVSVPDSPSMDFDQSTSIANSPAISYTDLAVETSKIDMNSEPNRAIVPEVSILKTEAAGSLSNSPTGANDGFWEQFLTDNVDSTDGPEVHSKRKHIESRKDGSQAVDHENFWLNMRSINNLTDKLGQLAPAQRT